TTAATAACACAACATAGTTGTTACAACTTTAAACATTATGATTATGAAGCATAGTTTTTTAAACCTATGCCCATATACAGCTATGTTTACGCTTTCATGTGTTATGAGGGTTTGATATTACGTTAAGCGTAACAGATGCGGTTGACTCAGGCTTATTATCGAATAGAATAATAATCAACTAATGAGAGATTAATCCATGATTAGTTAGGGATTTattataagaaattttaaatatcttagTGTGTTACTATTCAATATACTATATGTTTTgatacaaaaatgataaatgtcCAAGAAATGTATCATTGTGTATTACTATTCAATATACTACATGTTTGATACATTGTTATATCAAAGTATCGACTAAGATAGCATATACCGAACAATATAGTAACTAATAAACTATTTGTTCAATCATATATCAgttaacaaattatatatcagCTAACAAACTATGATAACTTTATTTATTGACAATAACACAATATTGTCAAGGGTAACATTTTTTATTGGGCGTTATCGATGCAAGTAGCATGCTAACATATAACTTAACATAtgtaatatataatcttttttaatcaatataattttttactaaactaataaatgatttatattagATGATTTCTCTATTGTTaccaatttattttatattggatagttaaaattaatgtttgaaccaataataataatatatatttaattccaAAGCAATAGTGTTATTGATTGTGATTACtatattctaaaattttaattgtttgtctaataatatatacacaaTCTTGATTACATCCAGTATAAAATCGATGTATTATCCATGAGATCTTTTATTGTACCTACTCATATGACAGGGTCCACATCTGCAAAGTGTACTTGCTCTCCATCTGACACAACGCCTTATTTTCTGCGATTCTACTGTTTTTCAGAAGGGTATAATCGTCACATGTGAACTAAAATGGTAGACAAATTGGGCTTATGATTTTAGTGGGGCATTTGGCTAATTTGAGTTTCTATTGGGTATATTTAACCTATTGTCTCTAAAAAAACGGGAAAATGGTATTTTAAATATCGAGAGTGTCACTTTCTACCACTTTAAACATTGAAGTTTTTTTACTAGCACTTTAAACCTTCAAattgacatttttatcataataaacCTCCAACGACGTTTTCCAGTTCATAAATGACTGGTACTGTTCATAGATGACTGGTACTGTTCTTTTTACAGGTTAAAATAATAATGTGtcggtttcttttttttttcttaaaaataaaaaatacgtaaaaatacagaaaaattcgaatgaaattggaaaaaaaaaattaaaattataaaaattcaaaacaaaattaaaaaaaattcaaaattcaaaaaaataaaatttaaaatttcaaacttaaaaatattaaaatattaaaaattctaaaaattcaaaataagatctaaaattaaaatgtcaaatttaaaaacgaaaataaattttttaaaattctaaaataagatcaaaaatatttagaaaaaataatttgaaatttttctttatttatttgtatttgtatatttagagcataagagtcttttgcatctttaatgaaatatttttggtcattttatttcttagaaattttttttgggaCAAAACTTAATATAATCTATTTGTGAGAATTATTAGCCCTGCATGTGGTCACCATCAATTAACATGAGGTGAAATTGGCGGCCCCCGAGATGCTTTCTACGAAGTGTACTTAGGCGATAGTCGGGCTATGTGAGGTGTATGAGTATtcggattatcaaaaaaaaagagtttttgaTGGTAGCAAGTTTTGATATATTGTTTTTGATGGAGGCAAGTTTTGAAATCGTAATAAGTGACGGTCTCTTTAATTGGatgaaattttcaaataaatatatattttttggttaaatatttataactttttttacaatcttaatttttaagtttgaagttttaattttagttattattttagaattttttaaaaatttcttttttaaatttgacattttaattttagattttattttgaatttttagaatttttaatattttattttatttttaagtttgaaattttaagtttaattttcatgttttttgaatttttagatttttttaaattttgttttgaattttttacatttttttccaatttcattCGATTTTTTTCTGTATTTCGATTTTTCCTAAAAAAAACTCTTTGATTCAACCCTATTTCGAGATATATTCATAGTCAAGGTTTGCGTTTCGTGGCTTATCTTAAAGCTGGACAGATAAAAAAGCTTTTGCTAATTAAGTGAAAAAAACgaatcattataaaaaaaaggagATGATTATCATTCTGGCCCAATAACAAAGATCGACTTAAGCCCAGCAAAAGACAAAAGTCCATCTGTTCTGAATACAGTTAACTGTGCAGTGTATAGTTCAGTGCAGCTGTGCAAGATAATAATGTATGAACATTAGCTGTCTTGGCCTTTAATGAGGTCATCTTCCAAGGTTCCTTTACAAGATACCACTGAGTGGCTCAGTATTCCAAATGTTTATTTGAATGTAAATGGATCTACCATCGTTGAGAGACTTCTAGCCATCTAACCCAGCTGCTTCACAAGACAGAGGAGACGACTTCACTCAGTAATCATGATTTGATTCATCAATCCATAATAAGAAACAACTAAAAACACTTGCTTGAGCCGAAATTTGTTGGGacacaaaaatcatattttaaccAAATAATGCTGATTATCAACATtgataaaaaagataaataaaatacgAGTTTTCCCTCAGAATCGAAGAACTTATCAACATTGATTAGCTCAGACAAGGCTGAAACTTGTTATAGAGATTTTCTCGAATCATCATTGAGTaccaaaccaaaaagaaaaaggaaagaacCAGATTGTGAAACTAAAAACTCAAACTATGTaataatgaagaaaaaaaaaaacatagacgAATCTAGTTCCCTCAGACAAACTGAGTTTTGTTCTACACTGATATATTCAGACAAGGCTGAAACTATATAGTAAGGTTATTCGATCATCGGGAACTATAGCGACTAGAAACatgaaacagaaaaaataaGAATGTGTATCAAATATACTTATTGATGTTGCTCTGCTCCTGAAGCGGCGGCCCCCTTTTTATACAAGCCCTAACGAGGCTGTGGAAAGTATTGATAAATAGCACAGAAAGTCCTCACTCTTTAACAGCCTCAAACATTTCACCCCGTAATTTATATACTTACAATAAGGGCTCTATTACCAGCCACGGAGAAAGATCTTTGTTCACTATTGAGCTATCTTGCCTGCATCATGCATTATTCTTGTTCTTATGAGAAGTGTTGCACAGATTTACCATTGACGAAAAACCATCATTATTGCCTTAATATCAAGAACCATCACTGATATAAATCGAACTAGATAAAGATTCAATGGGTTTATTTAATCCAACTAGATAAAGACACAATGGGTTTAtttgtaaataaacaataatttaatcatacAAAAGCAAATGAGCAGAAGCAATGTTTTATGATATCACCGGGAGAGTAAAATGTACAACACAAAGTGAAATGGTATCAAGTACTAAAACACGCACACTGTTCAATATATGTAATGCACAATACAACTAACCCCGGTGGACCCTCATGGAGCATGCGACTGCACAGCTTCTTGAAGGCTCTTCACAGCGCTATCATAAGTCACAAACCCCATAAACCAGAACTCGTGGTTGTCCACGGAAATCACTTGTATGTACTTCTCAGATGTGTTAACTCTGCTCGTTGATGGGTTCACAGCCTTCAGCTGGTTCACCGGAAGAACCACCTATCCAATATCAGATCAAAATCATCACTCACAGACCACTAAGAATGATGAGAAATAATAGAGTCTAAGGTTCTCAAAATTTGTTTTGGTTGATACAAGAAGCATGCAGAGATCATTTTATAAACAAGTTCACAGCTTGGTTGGGTTGTGTAGTGTTTCAGCTCATCTTTGGGGTTTGACAGCCCTTAAACCTTATATTGTGAACCAGCCAAAACTCTCAAACCAACAACTATTCAATCTCTCCTCTAGTTTTATCAGGAATCCTATAAGATTTAGTCCTCGGAATACAAATACTTCAACAAATGTCTACTCAAGAAAAAATCCATACAAGGTTAGAAATGACAAGAAACTTTGCTATAGCCTATGAAATCACAACagcaagaaagaaagaaaacgagCAAAAAGTACCTTGTAATAGCTCCACTTGGTCTGATCACCTTCTTTGTAGGAAAGAGGATTGTCACTACAAAACGAAAGCTTGTGCGTGGAAAGATACAAAACACCCATCACAGGACCAGCAGATGTAGACAAGTAGCAAGCGTAGGTCTTGCGAAGCTGCTCATCGGGAAAGCACTCAAACGTCTGCTTGAAGACCTTTTCATATCCACCTTCAGCAAGTATCTTCGTCCCCTGAGCGATTCGCGAAACAGCAGCATCAGCTACACTTGGACCTGTTTTCACTGAGAAACAAAGGGAGAAAGATATCATTCAATCATATCATATCTTCAGCTCAATACTATCCATATCTATACAAAGACTAGTTCCTCACACTAGAAGAAGGGAGAGGAGGAGGGAGCCTTACAGTGCTGCCAAACGTTCCCGGAGAGATCTTGCGCCTTCTTGGTGGCGTCTGCAGCCATCTTCCCCCATTTCCCGAGCGTGTCCTTCACAGAGTCCATCGTATCTTCCCCCAATCACCAAgatcaatcaatcaattaaACACATAGATTCGATGGGATGCGAGATCGGATGATGTTTAGTAACTTACTCTTGGGGACAGGGGAAGGAGAGACGTAAGGATTGAACTCCGGCGGCATGGTGGTGGCGGCGTTGCCTGAGATGGGAGCAGGCGGAGGGGGAGGAGTGACGTCGTTGGGATCGAGCTTAGGGT
The window above is part of the Brassica napus cultivar Da-Ae chromosome C3, Da-Ae, whole genome shotgun sequence genome. Proteins encoded here:
- the LOC106389559 gene encoding GEM-like protein 1, with translation MSGQENRDGSRISTPAASEPKAAPPHSSDYAPYPKLDPNDVTPPPPPAPISGNAATTMPPEFNPYVSPSPVPKNTMDSVKDTLGKWGKMAADATKKAQDLSGNVWQHLKTGPSVADAAVSRIAQGTKILAEGGYEKVFKQTFECFPDEQLRKTYACYLSTSAGPVMGVLYLSTHKLSFCSDNPLSYKEGDQTKWSYYKVVLPVNQLKAVNPSTSRVNTSEKYIQVISVDNHEFWFMGFVTYDSAVKSLQEAVQSHAP